A part of Aegilops tauschii subsp. strangulata cultivar AL8/78 chromosome 2, Aet v6.0, whole genome shotgun sequence genomic DNA contains:
- the LOC109778067 gene encoding uncharacterized protein, producing MADYHFVYKDVEGATTQWDDIQRKLGNLPEKPEPFKPPPFAPRVDADEQPKSKEWLDARDPDELEELEDDLDDDRFLEQYRRMRLAELKEAAKTARFGTVQPITGSDFVREVSQAPPDVWVVVFLYKDAIPECGLLETCLEELATKYAETKFVKIISTDCIPNYPDRNVPTILVYNNSAVKGTYVGLQKFGGKKCTPESVALALCHSDPVLNDGQGGGDSSRNNVMEGVRRKFIEKVVSQLETREDEDDSD from the exons ATGGCGGACTACCACTTCGTGTACAAGGACGTGGAGGGGGCGACCACGCAGTGGGACGACATCCAGCGCAAACTCGGGAACCTGCCCGAGAAGCCGGAGCCCTTCAAGCCGCCGCCCTTCGCCCCCAGGGTCGACGCCGACGAGCAGCCCAAGTCCAAGGAGTGGCTCGACGCGCGCGACCCCGACGAGCTCGAGGAGCTCGAGGACGACCTCGACGATGACCGCTTCCTCGAGCAGTACAG GAGGATGAGGCTTGCAGAGCTCAAGGAGGCAGCAAAAACTGCCAGATTCGGCACAGTACAGCCCATCACAGGCTCTGATTTTGTGCGTGAGGTTTCGCAGGCTCCACCGGATGTCTGGGTTGTGGTCTTCCTCTACAAGGATGC GATACCAGAATGTGGGCTGCTTGAGACTTGCCTGGAGGAACTGGCAACAAAATATGCAGAAACCAAGTTTGTTAAAATTATTTCCACGGACTGTATTCCCAACTACCCAGATAGGAATGTTCCTACAATACTGGTGTACAACAACAGTGCTGTCAAAGGGACTTATGTTGGTCTACAGAAGTTCGGTGGAAAGAAATGCACACCTGAAT CTGTTGCATTGGCGCTTTGCCATTCAGACCCAGTACTGAATGATGGACAAGGTGGTGGCGATTCATCCCGTAACAATGTCATGGAAGGCGTTCGCAGGAAGTTCATAGAAAAGGTTGTCTCCCAGCTTGAAACGCGAGAAGACGAAGATGATAGCGACTAA